Proteins found in one Sardina pilchardus chromosome 3, fSarPil1.1, whole genome shotgun sequence genomic segment:
- the adsl gene encoding adenylosuccinate lyase, whose translation MDTDEFMKYRSPLVSRYASKEMAYNFSDRKKFTTWRKLWIYLAKAEKALGLPITDAQVAEMESHANDIDFAMAAEEEKKLRHDVMAHVHTFAHCCPAAAPIIHLGATSCYVGDNTDLIMLRDGFDILLPKLARVIDRLGNFAEKYAHLPTLGFTHYQPAQLTTVGKRACLWLQDLTMDMRNLQRARDDIRFRGVKGTTGTQASFLQLFQGDHDKVEDLDRMVTEMAGFKKAYLVTGQTYSRKVDIDSVVVLASLGASVHKICTDIRLLANLKEIEEPFEKEQIGSSAMPYKRNPMRAERCCSLARHLMALVSDPLQTCAVQWLERTLDDSANRRISLPESFLTADIILSTLQNITEGLVVYPKVIERHIRHELPFMATENIIMAIVKAGGNRQDCHEKIRVLSQQAAAVVKQEGGDNDLLARVNADPYFAPILGQLDALLDPKTFIGRAPQQVTRFLAEEVHPILEPYKSKMDVKIELEL comes from the exons ATGGACACAGACGAGTTTATGAAATACCGGTCGCCCCTggtgtcacgatatgccagtaAGGAGATGGCTTATAACTTCAGTGACAGGAAGAAATTCACTACCTGGAGGAAGCTCTGGATCTACCTCGCCAAAGCTGAAAAG GCTTTGGGCCTGCCCATCACAGATGCCCAGGtggcagagatggagagccACGCAAACGACATTGACTTCGCcatggcggcggaggaggagaagaagctcCGTCACGACGTCATGGCTCACGTGCACACCTTCGCCCACTGCTGCCCAGCCGCTGCTCCCATCATCCACCTGGGCGCCACCTCCTGCTACGTCGGGGACAACACG GACCTCATTATGCTTAGGGATGGCTTTGACATCCTCCTCCCCAAG CTGGCTCGTGTTATTGATCGACTTGGCAACTTTGCAGAGAAGTATGCCCATCTACCCACCCTGGGCTTCACCCATTACCa gCCGGCCCAGCTGACCACGGTGGGTAAGCGAGCGTGCCTCTGGCTGCAGGATCTCACCATGGACATGCGGAACCTTCAGCGCGCCCGCGACGACATTCGTTTCCGGGGGGTCAAAGGCACCACGGGCACCCAGGCCAGCTTCCTCCAGCTCTTTCAGGGGGACCATGACAAG GTAGAGGATCTGGACAGAATGGTTACAGAAATGGCTGGCTTTAAAAA GGCCTACCTGGTGACTGGGCAGACCTACAGCCGTAAGGTGGACATCGACTCTGTTGTAGTGCTGGCCAGTCTGGGGGCTTCTGTTCACAAG ATTTGCACTGACATTCGTCTGCTGGCTAACCTGAAAGAGATCGAGGAGCCTTTTGAGAAGGAGCAGATTG GCTCCAGTGCAATGCCGTACAAGAGGAACCCAATGCGTGCTGAGCGTTGCTGTAGCTTGGCCCGCCACCTGATGGCGCTAGTGTCTGACCCTCTGCAGACCTGTGCTGTTCAGTGGCTGGAAAGAACACTGGACGACAGTGCCAACag GCGCATCTCACTGCCCGAGTCCTTCCTCACGGCAGACATCATCCTCAGCACCCTTCAGAACATCACTGAGGGACTGGTGGTCTATCCTAAG GTGATCGAGAGACACATTCGTCATGAGCTGCCCTTCATGGCCACAGAGAACATCATCATGGCCATCGTGAAGGCCGGTGGAAACAGACAG gattgccATGAGAAGATCCGTGTGCTGTCGCAGCAGGCTGCAGCAGTGGTAAAACAGGAAGGGGGTGACAATGACCTGTTGGCTCGGGTCAACGCTGACCCCTACTTCGCCCCAATTCTTGGCCAGCTGGACGCCCTGTTGGACCCCAAGACCTTCATTGGCCGTGCACCCCAACAG GTTACCAGATTCCTGGCGGAGGAAGTGCACCCCATTCTTGAACCATACAAGAGCAAGATGGACGTAAAGATTGAGTTGGAGCTTTGA